One segment of Gasterosteus aculeatus chromosome 3, fGasAcu3.hap1.1, whole genome shotgun sequence DNA contains the following:
- the LOC120816558 gene encoding forkhead box protein Q1, translating to MKLEVLCGSHYAMKHPQMSGDAQGSARSPLSAEEELGSDGDCVTRSPPPVTPCAIAKSKPYARRPKPPFSYIALIAMAIRDSSAGRLTLAGINDYLMKRFPFFRGSYTGWRNSVRHNLSLNDCFIKVLRDASRPWGKDNYWMLNPQSEYTFADGVFGRRRKRIGKKFPTREPKVSEVTEEPRGVRQSASAPKTDSRVKFTSSFAIDSILSEPFKRDSNEVRLPVQPAITWPTYSDLMMPLSNTPAASFPYFKPACYVDSFSAHASNIYLI from the coding sequence ATGAAGCTGGAGGTGTTGTGTGGGAGCCACTACGCCATGAAGCATCCCCAGATGTCCGGTGATGCGCAGGGGAGTGCGCGCTCCCCTCTTTCcgctgaggaggagctgggctCGGACGGGGACTGCGTGACTCGCAGCCCTCCACCTGTTACACCGTGCGCCATTGCCAAGTCCAAGCCGTACGCACGGAGACCCAAACCGCCGTTTTCCTACATCGCTCTCATTGCCATGGCCATCCGGGACTCTTCGGCCGGACGTTTGACTTTGGCGGGAATAAACGACTACCTGATGAAGAGGTTTCCGTTCTTCCGTGGCAGCTACACCGGCTGGAGGAACTCGGTTCGGCACAACTTGTCGCTGAACGACTGCTTCATCAAAGTGCTGCGGGACGCGTCCAGGCCTTGGGGGAAGGACAATTACTGGATGCTCAATCCCCAGAGCGAATACACGTTCGCCGACGGGGTGTTCGGGCGCCGGAGGAAACGCATCGGTAAAAAGTTCCCAACCAGGGAGCCAAAGGTGTCCGAGGTCACCGAGGAGCCGCGGGGCGTTCGCCAGTCCGCGTCCGCCCCCAAAACGGATTCGCGCGTCAAGTTCACTAGCTCCTTTGCGATAGACAGCATCCTCAGCGAGCCGTTCAAGAGGGACTCAAACGAGGTTCGTCTACCTGTGCAGCCCGCCATCACCTGGCCGACCTACAGTGACCTGATGATGCCTCTTTCAAATACGCCCGCTGCCTCATTTCCGTATTTTAAGCCAGCCTGTTATGTGGACTCATTTTCTGCGCATGCGTCAAACATCTATTTAATTTGA
- the LOC120816557 gene encoding forkhead box protein F2 has protein sequence MTTETSKHRLDPSNSRSSAAAPALNAAPPSAQPVMESARNAPPKWKKGNSGLRRPEKPPYSYIALIVMAIQSSPSKRLTLSEIYQFLQVRFPFFRGSYQGWKNSVRHNLSLNECFIKLPKGLGRPGKGHYWTIDPSSEFMFEEGSFRRRPRGFRRKCQAMKPMYRMMNGIGFGASVLPQSFDFQTPSASLASRNSYNVDLMGNTVPAGFEGGHGGGLHVSHMSSGSGSSHMAACQVASSGDYCPDSSCSPLQSSPPMAGTLDCQSPYANASSHWSSPGVSSYIKHQSVATSSPTSSAAHAGMSSYSLDQGYLRHNARDSTDISGGLSRYSGHSAPGSERKDLVLNLNGISSLHPGAGASYYHQLHHHQGVYQDVKPCVM, from the exons ATGACGACCGAGACCTCGAAGCACCGTTTGGATCCATCCAATTCTCGCTCCAGCGCAGCGGCTCCTGCTCTGAATGCAGCTCCGCCGAGCGCGCAGCCAGTGATGGAGAGCGCGCGCAATGCACCGCCCAAATGGAAAAAGGGAAATTCCGGCTTGAGGCGTCCCGAAAAGCCTCCCTACTCGTACATCGCCCTCATTGTCATGGCAATTCAAAGTTCGCCGTCCAAAAGGCTAACGCTGAGTGAAATCTATCAATTCCTGCAGGTCCGCTTTCCTTTCTTCAGGGGTTCGTACCAGGGATGGAAAAACTCCGTCAGACACAACTTGTCTCTGAACGAGTGTTTCATCAAGCTGCCCAAAGGTCTCGGTAGACCGGGCAAGGGACACTACTGGACCATCGACCCGAGTAGTGAGTTCATGTTCGAGGAGGGCTCCTTTCGTCGCAGACCTCGCGGGTTCCGTAGGAAATGCCAAGCTATGAAGCCGATGTACCGAATGATGAACGGTATCGGCTTCGGTGCGTCCGTGCTGCCGCAAAGCTTTGACTTCCAAACGCCGTCAGCCTCACTGGCGAGCCGCAACAGCTACAACGTGGACCTGATGGGCAACACGGTGCCGGCTGGCTTCGAGGGAGGCCACGGGGGAGGACTTCACGTCTCACACATGTCATCGGGCTCCGGGTCATCGCACATGGCCGCGTGTCAGGTGGCCTCCAGCGGGGACTACTGCCcggacagcagctgcagcccgcTGCAGTCCTCCCCGCCGATGGCAGGCACTTTGGACTGTCAGTCTCCGTATGCAAACGCGTCCTCGCACTGGAGTTCACCTGGCGTGTCTTCGTACATCAAACATCAGTCGGTGGCAACGAGCAGTCCCACTTCTTCTGCTGCGCACGCGGGGATGTCCTCGTACTCTCTGGATCAAGGCTATCTGCGCCATAACGCACGGGACTCCACGGACATCTCAG gggGACTGTCTCGGTACTCCGGCCACTCGGCTCCTGGGAGTGAAAGGAAGGACTTGGTTTTGAACCTAAATGGCATCTCTTCCCTCCACCCCGGCGCCGGCGCATCGTACTATCACCAGCTGCACCACCACCAAGGTGTCTATCAGGACGTAAAGCCATGCGTAATGTGA